Sequence from the Candidatus Methylomirabilota bacterium genome:
AAGTCCCCTCCCGTGACCGGATCGAAGGCGGCCGTGCTGACATCGTCATCCTGGAAGACGCGGTACGTGCTGCTGTCCATGAAGAAGACCCCGCTCTTCGTCTGCAGCCGGATGGCCAGCTCTTTGGCATACTGAATATCCGCGGCGAGCCTCCTCGCGGCGAGGCTTGCCTTGGGGGAGACGAACCGGGGCAGGGCCAGGGCGGAGAGGATCCCCACCAGGATCACGACGATCACGATCTCGATCAGGGTGTAGCCTGCCTCTTGGGCTCGATGGTATCGGCGCATGCTCTGTCTCGCTGCGAAATTGCTCCGGGCCTCTGCCGCTCGGCGGCTTCAGCGGGCGCGGCGTACGGCGTTTTCGCGCTCTCGCTGTTTTGAGCATGAATTTTGCAATAACTGTGCCGAGCACGGGCGGCTTCCAGACGGGGACTTATGGTCCTTGCCCACGCCTCAGGGAAACGACGGCTGAATGGATACCGGCAGGCACACGGACTCGACGAGCAGCCCGTGTCTCGCGGCACACGGGAGGTGTAGTTTTTTCTTGCAATTTTGTCAGAACGTTGTATAAGCCAAGGGATGTTTGAACAATGTGGGAGGTGAGATCGAGCAGGACGTCTCGAAAGAAAGGGGGGAGTTAATTGAGGGCATTAGGCAAACACCTTTTGGTGGAACTGTACGGGTGCAATCCGGAGTTACTCAAAAAGGTTGACGCCGTCCGGGACATCATGGTAACGGCAGCCAAGGCCTGCAAGGCCACGGTCGTTGACGTGGCCTTCCACGAGTTCAAACCATTCGGGGTGAGCGGAGTTGTGGTCATCGCCGAATCCCACCTCTCGATCCATACCTGGCCAGAGTATCAATACGCAGCGGTCGATATCTTCACCTGTGGTAAGACCATCGAGCCGGAACAAGCAGTCCGGCACATTGCGGACCGCTTTGACTGCCCCTACCCATCCATTGTGGAGGTGAAGCGAGGTTTCATACCGGGATCCGGACCCTTGCGCCACAAGGTGGTGCAGGGTGGGCGAAGATCTCAGGGTTCTCGCGAGAAGGTCCCGGCGGTTTCCTAGACCTTCCGGTTACCCGGACCCCTGACTCGGTAGCGACCGGCGCCCGCAAAGGACGAATGCAGTGAAACGGCATCTCGCGTGGAGGGCAAGCCTGGTAGGCGTGGCTGCCCTCCTCTCCTTTTTGTACATTCTCCCGTCGATCCCGGGCTTTTCCCCGCTCCCGGCCTGGTGGAGGTACGTGCGACCTCTTATCTTTGCCCCGCCACCCGAGCCGATCAGTTTAGGACTGGATCTGCAGGGGGGGATGCATCTCGTGTTGGAAGTGGATGTAGAGAAGGCGGTCGAGATTGCCGTGGAGCGGCGGGTGGCAGAGATTCAGGGGGCCGTCGAGGAAGAGGGGATCTCCGTGGCACGGCTCGAGCGTCGGGGGACAAGACAGATTTTTCTCGAGATCACGGAGGAGAAGGCCCGGGGAGCGGTGGAGCGGATCTTAGGGAACTATCCGGAGATGGCGCGGTCCGAGGAGGGAAGGACCCAGTTCCTGCTCACTCTGAGCGGCCGGGAGGTGGCCGTGATTCAGGAGCAGGCAGTCGAGCAGAACGTCGAGAAGATCCGAAACCGGGTGGATGAGTTTGGGGTTCGGGAGCCGCTCATCCAGCGACAGGGGGATCGTCGGATCGTCGTCCAGCTTCCAGGGATCAAGGATCCGGAACGGGCAATCAAGCTCATCGGGAAGACCGCTCTGCTCGAGTTCAAGCTGGTGGATGAAAGGAGCCGGGACAGGAATATCGTGGAGGAAGCCCTCAAGGGAAAGGTTCCGGAAGGCGCCGAGATCCTCTATGAAAAGGTGTTGGACCCGCAGGGACGAGTGGTGGACCGTATCCCGTACCTCCTCGAGAAGAAGACCGTGCTGACGGGTGATGTGCTCACCTCTGCCCGGGTGCAGTTCGATCCGGATACCAATGAGCCCGTTGTCGCGTTCGCGTTGGACCGCGCGGGGGCGCGAATCTTTGGAGATGTCACCGGCAAGAATGTGGGACGACGATTGGCCATCGTCCTGGACGGCAACGTCTACTCGGCTCCCGTGATTCAAAATCGCATCTCGGGCGGTCGGGGGCAGATCACTGGTCGGTTCACCCCGGACGGGGCCCGGGACCTGGCAATCGTCCTCAGGGCAGGTGCTTTGCCGGCCCCGGTTGACGTGATTGCGAATCTGACCGTTGGGCCCTCCCTGGGCCAGGACTCTATTCGAGCCGGGGTGCAGGCAAGCATCGTCGCCGGGATCTTGGTGGTCAGTGTGATGACCTTTTACTACCGACTGGCTGGGGTCGTTGCCAACTTAGCCCTTCTCCTCAATCTCGTCATGATGCTGGGAATATTGGCGGGGATACAGGCGACCCTGACTCTGCCGGGGATTGCCGGGATCGCGCTCACCATTGGCCTGGCGGTGGACAGTAACGTCCTGATCTTCGAGCGGATCCGGGAAGAGCTGCGACTCGGGAAGACGGTCCGGTCCGCCATCGATACCGGATATAGCAAGGCCTGGGTCACTATCATCGATTCCCACATTACCGCCCTGATCACGGCCATGGCCCTCTTCCTCTTCGGCAGTGGCCCGATCCGGGGCTTTGCCGTCACCTTGGGCATCGGCATCCTGATCAATCTGTTTACGGCCACCGTGGGGACCAGGGTGGTCTTTGACTGGATGACCCTGCGAGGGATGAAGCGACTCAGTATCTGAGGTGGCCCTCAGGCGCTGGGGGACGCGGGAGCAACGAGAGCAGTATGGAAGTTGTTGGTAAGACGAACATCGATTTTCTCGGGATGCGGCGCGTGGCCTTCACGATCTCGACCCTCATGGTCCTCGTGGGGGTCTTCGCCACCGTCCAGATCGTGCGGGGGCGGGCCAATCTTGGGATCGACTTCGCCGGCGGCACGTCCGTGCAGGTCCGCTTTGAACGGCCGGTGGAGCTCGCGAAAGTCCGGAGGGCGATTGCCGCCAGTGGCTTCCCAGAGAGTGAACTGCAGCAGTTCGTCGGCGGACGCCGACTCTTCATCCGGGTGAAATCGTCTGGGAAGCCGGTGGCCGGCACCGCGGCTGCCATCGAAGAACAGTTGAGGGAGGCCTTTTCCGCAAACCCCTTCATCGTGGAAAGCTCCAATGAGGTGGGTCCGGTCATCGGACGGGAGCTGCAGCAGGCGGCTCTCTGGGCCATTCTGGTTTCGCTGCTGGGTATTGTGAGCTACATCGCCTGGCGTTTCGAATTCCGGTTTGGGATCGTAGCCACCGTGGCGACGTTCCACGATGTCCTGGTGGTCCTGGGGGTCTTTTTCCTTCTGGGCAAAGAGATTACGCTCCTGATCGTGACCGCTCTCCTCACGCTGGCAGGATATTCGTTGACCGACACGGTCGTGGTGTTCGACCGGATTCGGGAAAACTTTCGGGCCCGACGACGGGACTCGCTGGCCGAGATGATCAATGCCAGCATCAACCAAGTCCTGAGCCGGACTATCATGACCTCCCTGACCACCCTGCTCGCTATCTTCGCCCTCTTCCTCCTCGGAGGTGAGGTCCTCCGGGATTTCTCCCTGACGTTGCTGCTCGGGATTGTCGTGGGGACCTATTCCTCCGTCTTTGTTGCCTCCCCCCTGGTGTATGAATGGCGGATGCGAGGACGCCGCCAGGCGGTGGGTGTCAAGAAACAGGCACAAAGCTTGCACTAGGATTCAATACCTTATAATGCTAGAACCTTCTGGCTTATGTAACGGTCTTTTCCAGAGATGCCCTTCAGCGGCAAGGCCGTGACATAAAGGGGGGGCGGGATGAGGAGAGTCATGAAAGAGAAGATGGGGGTAGCGCTGGGCGTTTTGGCGGTCACCTGGTTTCTGGTCGGGCAACTCGCCACCTCGGGGGTCGCGTCTGCCCAAGAGCAGGGGAAGCAACAGGAGATCCTCCCTGAGGGGGTCTATCTGGTCAAGGATCATGATACGCTGTGGGCCATCGCGAACCGTTTTCTCGACAACCCTCGTCTTTGGCCCAAGGTCTGGAAGCAGAATCCCTTTATCAACAACCCCGATTTGATATTCCCCGGTGATCCCTTGATCATCCCGGGGCTCACCGGGCCGCCAAAAGCGGTGGCGGAGGCTCCCCCGGTGCCTGAGGAGTGGGTCGAGCCGCCGCCCGCTCCTGGACCTGAAGTCGGACTACCTCTGGAGGAGGAGGTCATTCCCTTAGGGGAGGCGCCTCGGGTCGTAGAGCTGCAAGGGCCGGAAGAAGCTATCACGGTCCCAGAGCATGCCGCGCTTCAGATCATTCCTCGAGGAGAACTGGAGTGCAGCGGGTTCGTGGCCGAGAAGCAGGAGATCCATACGGTCGGCCGGATCATCCGGTCGGCGGAAGAGTTTGATGTCCGGTTCTCGTGGGGGGACCAGATCTTTGTCGATCTGGGGGGACGGAAGGTTCAAAAGGGGGATCGGTTCCGGATAATCCGCCCGACGAGAAAGGTCAGGCATCCGGTAACCGGGAGGCGCGTGGGTATCAAGGTGATGACCTTGGGGACCGTGGAGATCGTTGATACCGCCGGACCAGCGCCCCGCGCTCGGATTGTGTACAGCTGTGAAGACATCACCCGCGGGGATGCCCTGGTAGAGGCAACGCCATTGGAGGTCCCGCTTGGAGGCATGAGCCGTCCCACCAATCTGAGTCGCGGGGGATACATTGTGGCCTCTAAGAGTGGTGCATACTCCTTGGGACAGGGAGACATTGTGTATGTGGATGTCGGACAGGCAGAGCAGATCGTCCCTGGCGATGAGTTCGCCATCTATAAGCAGTCCGGTCGGCGTACCTCCTTGGCGGAGATAAACCGGGGGGAGCTCGTCGTAGTCCGAACCACTGCCAAATCGGCAGTCGCCCTCGTTACCCGATCCGACCTCGCTCTGCGGGAGGGCGAGCGGATCGTTCTGCTCCGGAAGATGCCCTAACCAGTAAGGGCAATTGCGAATTGCGAATTTCGAATTTTCCGACACTATATTTCGGCTTTAGAACTTTGAACTTCTGAACGTCAATTCGAAATCCGAAATCGCAAATTCGAAATTCCCATCGGGGCAATTTCGAATTGCGAATTTCGAATTTCGGATTGTTTTGGACATTTCAGAGTTCAGGATTCTAAAAATTCGAAATCGTTCGACCCTTCGACGGGCTCAGGGCGGTGAGCATAGTCGAACCGCTGAGGCGCTCACGACTCGAAGTCGCAAATTCGAAATACCCCTGCTGACAGCTCCAGCATGTCTCTCTTGACTCCCGATTCTCCCAGAGTATAATTCGAGGCCTTACGCTGAGACGGTGAATGCCCGATCCGGGGGGGCCATGGAGGAGCGCGAGGCGTGGCTGGCACTCAACATGGTACCACATGTGGGGCCCGCCACCTTTGCCATACTCCTAGAACACTTCGGGACCGCGAAACGCATCCTGAAGGCTTCACTCAAGGCTCTCGCGGCTGTTCCCGGGGTCGGTCCGGCCACGGCGAAGGCGATCCGCGACTCCCGTGTGCAGGAGACGGTTGCCCGGGAACGCAAGCGGATGGCGGGTCGGGATCTTCGGTTTGTGACACTCCGCGAGGAAGGGTACCCAGCCCCTCTGCGGGACATTCCCCAGCCTCCTCCGGTCCTCTACCATCGAGGAAGCTGGGAGGATCGAGATCGGAGGGCGGTGGCCATTGTGGGCTCCAGAGGCGCCACACCCTACGGTCGCGGCGTGGCCGATCGCCTCGCTTTCGAGTTGGCGAGGCGGGGGCTGACTATTGTGAGCGGATTGGCTAGGGGGATCGACGCAGCGGCTCATCGTGGGGCGTTACGAGCGGGTGGGCGAACCATCGCCGTCTTGGGATCGGGGGCAGATATCATCTATCCAGCAGAGCATCGGAAGCTCGGGGACGCGATCGCGGAAAGGGGCGCCCTGCTGAGTGAGTTTCCCCTCGGAACATCTCCCTTCAGGGGGAACTTCCCCCAGCGCAACCGGTTGATCAGTGGACTCTGCCTTGGCGTCGTCGTGGTCGAGGCGGCGGTCAATAGTGGAGCTCTGATCACCGCGGATCACGCCCTGGAACAGGGGAAGGAGGTCTTTGCGGTTCCCGGACAAGTCACGGGCCGGCTGAGCCAGGGGTGTCACCGGCTTATCAAATCCGGGGCCAAGCTCACCGAAGGATGGGAAGACGTGGTGGAGGAATTGGGGGCACCGTACGCGCAAGACGTGCCTCCAATGCCGCCCTTGCCTCCTGTGGAAGGAGAGGAGGGTCGGGTTCTTCAGGTGCTCGGAGAAGAGCCGATCCATATCGATGCCATCATCGTTGGGGCCAAACTCTCTGCTCCGACCGTCGCCATCTCTCTCCTCTCGCTGGAGATGAAGGGCTGGGTGAAGCAACTGTCCGGCAAGACCTTTGTCCGAGTAGGAATGTAGAATGAAGAATGAGGAATTCAGAATTAAGAATTGGGGATACACGAGAGGCGTCGGGAGTTAAGAATCTGAATTCTGCATTCTCAATGCTGAATTCTACGGAGTGAGGTAGCAGTGGCAAAATCACTGGTCATCGTGGAATCGCCGGCCAAGGCCAAAACCCTGAGCAAGTTTCTGGGGAAAGGGTATGTGGTCAAGGCGTCGTATGGCCATGTCCGCGATCTGCCTCGCAATCGCCTCGCGGTGGATGTCAACCGGGACTTCAAGACCCAGTTCCAGGTAGTCAAAGGACGGGAAAAGGTCTTAGAGGATCTTCGTAAGGCCGCCCGGGGCGCTCAGGCCGTCTTCCTGGCCACCGATCCAGATCGAGAAGGCGAGGCCATCGGGTGGCATCTCGTCCAGGAACTGAAACCCCCGAAGAAGGCGGTGCGTCGGGTGATCTTCCATGAGGTGACCAAGCGGGCCGTCCAAGAAGCATTTGCCCATCCTGGCTCCCTCGATGAAAGAAAGGTAGACGCCCAGCAGGCGCGCCGCATTCTTGACCGTCTGGTGGGATATCAGGTGAGCCCCCTCCTGTGGGAAAAGGTTCGACGGGGGCTGAGTGCGGGCCGGGTCCAATCGGTGGCGCTTCGTCTGGTCGTCGATCGCGAGCGCGAGATTCGCGCCTTTGTTTCGCAGGAGTACTGGACCATCGAGGCCCTCTTGGCCGCAGGCGCGCCGCCGGAGTTTCGGGTCCGGCTCTTCAAGATCAATGGAGGGAAGGTCGAAGTTCACACCGAGGACGAAGCTCAGACCCTCCTCCGCGAGTTCGAGCAGCAACGCTTCTGGGTGAAAGGGGTCAGCACCCGCGAGCGGCGTCGCTATCCCGTTCCTCCCTTTACCACGTCGAAACTTCAGCAAGAGGCGGTCCGGAAGCTCCGCATGACTGCCCGGCGGGCCATGATGATTGCCCAGCAACTCTACGAGGGAATCGAGGTGGGAAAAGAGGGTGCGGTTGGGTTGATCACATACATGCGGACCGACTCCACGCGGGTTTCGACCGAGGCGGTGGGAGAGGCCCGCAACTACATCACCGAACGGTTTGGTGCGGAGTACGTCCCCGAACGCCCCCCCGTATATAAGAGCGCCAAGGCGGCCCAGGAGGCCCACGAGGCCATCCGACCTACCTCGGTCTATCGGGATCCGAGCGCTGTGGCCCCCTACCTCACGAGAGATCAGCTCAGCCTCTACACTTTGATCTGGAACCGTTTCGTCGCCTCGCAGATGCCTCCGGCCCTCTTCGACGTGACCACGATCGATGTGGAGGCGGGTCGGTTCCTTTTCCGGGCCACGGGACGCGTCACGCGCTTTCAAGGCTTCATGCGACTCTATGTCGAGGGAACCGATGAAGGGGTCAAGCCACGAGCAGAGGAGGGACAGGAAACAGACACCAACGGCGAGAATGATGGGGAGATGACGTTGCCCCCCCTTCAGGAGGGAGAGGTGCTCGAGTTGCGGTTGCTCGATCCCAAGCAACATTTCACCCAGCCACCGCCCAGGTACACCGAGGCGACCTTGGTCAAAGAGTTGGAGGAGAATGGAATTGGCCGGCCCAGTACCTACGCTACCATCTTGCAGGTCATCCAGAATCGGGACTACGTGGAGAAAGACAAAGGAAAGTTCAGGCCGACAGAGATAGGTGAGGTGGTAGTGGATCTTCTCGTCAAGAGCTTTCCTCGCATCATGGATCATGAGTTCACCGCCAGGATGGAGTTGGTCCTTGACGAAATTGAGGAGGGGAAGGCCGACTGGCTAGAGGAGATGCGGCGCTTTTATGGGGCCTTTTCCGGGTGGCTGGAGGAGGCCAAGACCGGCATGGAGAATCTCAAAGCCCTCGAAGAGAAGACCGAGGAGACGTGTGAAAAGTGCGGAAGCCACATGGTCATTCGCTGGGGTCGATTCGGGAAGTTCTTGGCCTGCTCAGCCTACCCCGAGTGTAAGAACACCCGCGAACTCGTGCACGCCGCCGACCGCGGACCGACGACCGACGACCGAGGTGAGGAGAGTGCAGAGGCGGTCAACGGTGATCGGTCAACGGGCGAGGAGGAACGGGTTTGTGATGAATGCGGCAAACCGATGGTGCTGAAGAAGGGCCGCTACGGACTCTTCTGGGCCTGCTCCGGCTATCCCGAGTGTCGGTATGTCCTCAGTCCCGATCGAAAGGAGGGAGCGGCCACAGAGCCCAGCGACGAGAAATGTGAGACCTGCGGTGCCCAGATGGTAATCCGCCACGGCCGGTACGGCCGTTTCCTCGCGTGCTCGGCATATCCGAAATGCCGAACCGTACGATCGCTCCCCCTCGATGTTAAATGCCCGCGTTGTAATGCCCCTCTGACTCAGCGCCGGTCCAAAAAGGGGAGAGCCTTTTACGGCTGCACAAAATATCCTGAGTGTACCTTCGTCCTCTGGCAGCGCCCGATTGCCGAACCCTGCCCCGAATGTGGCGCCCCCTTCCTCGTGGAGCGGCGAACGCGCCAGGGTCGAGAACTCCGGTGCGTTGGCGAGGGTTGCAATTACCGCAAGCCCGCGGCATAATCTCCTCCATGAGTTCCAACCCGTGCGTAACCGTCGTCGGCGGCGGATTGGCCGGCGCAGAAGCAGCCTGGCAGGCGGCCAACCGGGGCGTCCCGGTGCGCCTCGTCGAGATGCGACCTACTGCCCGTACCCCGGCGCATCAGACGGATCTGCTGGCCGAGCTGGTCTGTAGCAATTCCTTGAAGTCGCAACAGGTCGGCAGTGCGTCGGGTTTGCTCCACGCGGAAGTCGACCGGTTAGACTCCGTTATTCAGCAGGCAGCCAGGGCACATGCCGTCCCGGCGGGTACCGCGCTGGCCGTGGACCGGACCGCGTTCGCCCAAGAGGTCACCCGCCGGATCACAGGCCACCCGCTGATCCAGCTCCAACGGGAAGAGGTCACGGAAGTGCCTGCCGAGCGGCCCCTGATCATCGCCACCGGTCCTTTAACCTCGAACCCGCTCGCCGAGAGCCTCCGTGATCTTTTCAAGGCGTATCTGGATGAGCAGGCCCTGGATGTGTACTCCGGATCTGGCGCTCGACTCCTCTATTTCTATGACGCGATCTCGCCCATTTTAGCGACCGAGTCAATTGATCGGGAAAAGGTCTTCGCGGCCTCGCGCTATGGCAAGGGGGGTGAGGATTACTGGAACTGCCCCATGACTGACGAGGAGTATGGGGCCTTCTGGGAGGTCCTGGTGACCGCAGAGCTCTATCCCCTCCACGACTTTGAGGACCTGGAGGAGGCCTCCTTCTTTGAGGGATGCCTCCCGATCGAGGAGCTCGCCCGGCGGGGCAAGGAGACGCTCGTGTATGGCCCCCTGAAACCGGTGGGCTTGACCGATCCCCGGACGGGGCGGCGATCCTGTGCGGTGGTGCAGCTTCGCCAGGAGGACAAGACGGGCCAGATGGTCAACATGGTCGGCTTTCAGACCCGTCTCCGTCGCGCGGAACAGCAGCGAGTCTTCCGGATGATCCCGGGCCTGGAGCACGCAGAGTTCTTCCGCTATGGCAGCCTCCATCGAAACACTTACGTCCCCGCCCCGCTTCTGCTTGAACCGACGCTGCAGTTCAAGGGGGACAAGGAGCTGTTCATTGCAGGGCAGCTCATTGGGGTGGAAGGGTATCTCGAGTCGATAGCGTCTGGACTCTTGGCGGGGATCAATGCGGCTCGGCTCGCCCAGGGCCTGGAGCCCGTGAGCCCCCCGGACGAAACGATGTTGGGGTCACTTCTGCGTTATGTCACTTCGACAGATCCCTCCCGATTCCAGCCGATGAATGCTAACTTCGGTCTCATCCCTCCTCTCGAAGCCAGGGTTCGCGACAGGCGAGAGCGCCATGCCGCCTTGGCCCACCGGTCCCTACGAGCCATGGAGACCTGGACCCGAATTTTTTCTTGATCTTTTCCGCACCAGGCCGTATCGTGCAAGACCGAGGGGATAGCGGCACAGGCTATCCCCTCAATCGCTATGGGGGTGGTAGTGAAGGACCTCATGGAACAGTACCTGCGTGAGCTTGAGGGGGAAGGATCTTCCCCTCATACCGTGCGCAATTACCGGATTGACCTGTTGCAGTTCCTCGACTTTCTCCACCAGGTCTACCCAGAGGCACCCGAGGCGGCGAGCCTAGACCGGGTTGATCCGCTCACGGTACGAGCGTTTATGGCCTCGCTGCGACGTCGAGGGCTCACTCCGGTGACGGTCGCTCGCAAGGTGGCATCGTTGCGGTCATTTTTCCAATTCTGCTGCCGTCGAGGGTGGCTCAGCTGGAATCCCGCCGCATTGGTGACCACTCCCAAGCTTCCCAAACCGCTGCCTCCGCATCTCACGGTGGATCAGGCCTTCCAGCTCTTGGCCACGCCCCAGGGCGACGACCCGCTTGCCCTCCGGGACCGGGCAATTCTAGAGCTCTTCTACGCCTCGGGGATCCGGTTGGGTGAGCTCACTGGCCTCACGGTTGACGATCTGGACCTGGAACAGCGCTTGGTGAAAGTCATGGGAAAGGGAAATAAGGAGCGGATTGTCCCGATCGGCCGGCCCGCAGCAGAGGCGTTGGCAGCTTACCTAGCTGCCAGAGACACGCTGAGGAGAGGGAAGTTTGGGGCCTACCGGGGTCCGCTTTTTCTCAATCACCGGGGTGGATGTCTCACCCCGCGGGGTGTAGAGCTGCTCCTCGAGAAGTACCTCCGGAGGAGTGGCATGGGCAAGGCCATCACACCCCACGGGCTTCGGCATAGCTTTGCCAGCCATATGCTGCAGGCGGGTGCAGACCTCCGGGTGATCCAAGAGCTGCTCGGGCATGCCAGTCTCACCACAACCCAGCGCTATACGCATGTGAATCTGGATCAACTTATGGCGGTCTACGATAAGGCGCACCCGAAGGCATGAGAGTTCAGAGTTGAGGGTTGAGAGCCCTTCGACGGGGCTCAGGGCAGGCTGAGGGTTGAGAGTTGAGAGCTGAGGGTTGAGAGTTGAGGGTTGAGAGCTGAGAGTTAGGGGTTCAGAGAGAGGAGGACCGAGGACCGAAGACCAACGACCCTGGACATTTCGAATTTCGAAATTCGAATTTCGAAATTTTGGACCTGCCTCGGAAGGAACCCCCTCCTCGCTCTTGGCGCCGTCGGACGTTGGACTATGAACCATGAATCATGAACACTCGACGTGACACCTTCAACGATGACGCGTAAGCTAACCATACGGGGGACGACGATTCTCTCGGTCCGCCACCAGGGGCGTGTAGCGGTGGCTGGGGATGGCCAAGTCTCTTTGGGTGAGACGGTCATGAAGCACACGGCCAGGAAGGTCCGGCGAATGTACAATAACCAGGTCGTCGTGGGTTTCGCTGGTGCAGCCGCCGATGCCTTTGCCCTTTTCGCCAAGCTCGAGGGGAAGTTGGAGGAGTACCACGGACACTTGCCTCGTGCTGCCGTGGAGTTGGCCAAGGACTGGCGGACCGATCGGGTACTCCGGCGGCTGGAGGCCCTTCTGGCCGTGGTGGACAAGGAGCACTCCTTCATGATCTCGGGAACCGGGGACGTCATCGAGCCGGATGACGGAGTTATTGGGATCGGCTCAGGCGGTCCCTATGCGGCAGCGGCTGCACGGGCGTTGGTGAAATTTTCCGATCTCGACCTGAAAAACATCATGCGGGAGTCGATGCGAATCGCAGCCCAGCTGTCCGTGTATAGTAATGACGAGATCACTATCGAGGAGCTCTGAGCATCCAGGGAGAACAGTAGGGAACGGGACGGTCCGATGGAACAGCTGACACCCAGACAGATTGTGGCCGAGCTGGATAGATACATCATCGGCCAAAACGCGGCAAAGAAGGCGGTCGCCATCGCGGTACGCAATCGGTGGCGGCGGCAGAAGCTGCCTCCGGAACTCCGGGACGAGGTGGCGCCCAAGAACATCATCATGATCGGTCCCACCGGCGTTGGGAAAACCGAGATTGCCCGGCGACTGGCCAAGTTGGCCGAGGCCCCCTTCCTGAAGGTCGAAGCGTCCAAGTTCACCGAGGTTGGCTATGTGGGACGGGATGTGGACTCCATCATCCGGGATCTGACCGACATTGCGGTCAACATGGTTAAGGGTGAGCGGACGGCTGCGGTGGGAGAGCGGGCGGCCGAGTTGGCTGAGGAGCGACTCCTTGATCTCCTCGTCCCCCCAGGCAGGGCAGGTGCGCAACCGGTTGGGTTTGAGACACCCCAGGCTGCTCCTCAAGAAACCCGGGAAAAATTCCGCACTATGCTACGGGAGGGGAAGCTGGATGATCGAATTGTGGAGATTGAGATCCGGGACCGGACGCTGCCCATGGTCGAGGTTGTCCCGGGGGCAGGGGTAGAGGGGATGGATCAGCTGCGGGACATGCTCGACAACCTCCTCCCACACCGTATGAAACGTCGAAGAGTCAAGGTCATGGAGGCGCGACGAATCCTGGCTCAGGAAGAGGCCCAGAAACTGATTGACATGGATGAGGTGCTCGCCGAAGCAATTCGGCGGGCGGAGAACTCCGGGATCGTCTTCTTGGACGAGATCGACAAGATCACGGGGCGGGAGCGAGCATACGGTCCTGACGTCTCCCGGGAAGGGGTACAGCGAGATCTTCTGCCAATCGTGGAGGGGTCGACGATCAGTACAAAGCACGGGATGGTCCGGACCGACCATATCCTCTTCATCGCGGCTGGGGCCTTCCACGTCTCGAAGCCGGCGGACTTGATCCCAGAGATGCAGGGTCGTTTTCCCCTGCGGGTAGAATTGAACAGCCTCACCAAGGAGGACTTTATCCGGATCCTGACCGAGCCCCAGAACGCCCTCATCAAGCAGTACACCGCCCTCTTGGCGACCGAGGGCGTAGACTTGAGCTTTACCTCCGATGCAATCGAGGAAATTGCCAGTATTGCCAGCGCGGTGAACGACGCGACCGAAAACATCGGAGCTAGACGGCTCTACACCATCATGGAACGGTTCCTCGAGGATGTTTCCTTTGAGGCCCCGCACATGGATGGGGTCAAGGTGGAGATCAATTCCGCCTATGTCCGGG
This genomic interval carries:
- the topA gene encoding type I DNA topoisomerase gives rise to the protein MAKSLVIVESPAKAKTLSKFLGKGYVVKASYGHVRDLPRNRLAVDVNRDFKTQFQVVKGREKVLEDLRKAARGAQAVFLATDPDREGEAIGWHLVQELKPPKKAVRRVIFHEVTKRAVQEAFAHPGSLDERKVDAQQARRILDRLVGYQVSPLLWEKVRRGLSAGRVQSVALRLVVDREREIRAFVSQEYWTIEALLAAGAPPEFRVRLFKINGGKVEVHTEDEAQTLLREFEQQRFWVKGVSTRERRRYPVPPFTTSKLQQEAVRKLRMTARRAMMIAQQLYEGIEVGKEGAVGLITYMRTDSTRVSTEAVGEARNYITERFGAEYVPERPPVYKSAKAAQEAHEAIRPTSVYRDPSAVAPYLTRDQLSLYTLIWNRFVASQMPPALFDVTTIDVEAGRFLFRATGRVTRFQGFMRLYVEGTDEGVKPRAEEGQETDTNGENDGEMTLPPLQEGEVLELRLLDPKQHFTQPPPRYTEATLVKELEENGIGRPSTYATILQVIQNRDYVEKDKGKFRPTEIGEVVVDLLVKSFPRIMDHEFTARMELVLDEIEEGKADWLEEMRRFYGAFSGWLEEAKTGMENLKALEEKTEETCEKCGSHMVIRWGRFGKFLACSAYPECKNTRELVHAADRGPTTDDRGEESAEAVNGDRSTGEEERVCDECGKPMVLKKGRYGLFWACSGYPECRYVLSPDRKEGAATEPSDEKCETCGAQMVIRHGRYGRFLACSAYPKCRTVRSLPLDVKCPRCNAPLTQRRSKKGRAFYGCTKYPECTFVLWQRPIAEPCPECGAPFLVERRTRQGRELRCVGEGCNYRKPAA
- the hslU gene encoding ATP-dependent protease ATPase subunit HslU, encoding MEQLTPRQIVAELDRYIIGQNAAKKAVAIAVRNRWRRQKLPPELRDEVAPKNIIMIGPTGVGKTEIARRLAKLAEAPFLKVEASKFTEVGYVGRDVDSIIRDLTDIAVNMVKGERTAAVGERAAELAEERLLDLLVPPGRAGAQPVGFETPQAAPQETREKFRTMLREGKLDDRIVEIEIRDRTLPMVEVVPGAGVEGMDQLRDMLDNLLPHRMKRRRVKVMEARRILAQEEAQKLIDMDEVLAEAIRRAENSGIVFLDEIDKITGRERAYGPDVSREGVQRDLLPIVEGSTISTKHGMVRTDHILFIAAGAFHVSKPADLIPEMQGRFPLRVELNSLTKEDFIRILTEPQNALIKQYTALLATEGVDLSFTSDAIEEIASIASAVNDATENIGARRLYTIMERFLEDVSFEAPHMDGVKVEINSAYVRDKLQDIVRDQDLSRYIL
- the hslV gene encoding ATP-dependent protease subunit HslV; this translates as MTRKLTIRGTTILSVRHQGRVAVAGDGQVSLGETVMKHTARKVRRMYNNQVVVGFAGAAADAFALFAKLEGKLEEYHGHLPRAAVELAKDWRTDRVLRRLEALLAVVDKEHSFMISGTGDVIEPDDGVIGIGSGGPYAAAAARALVKFSDLDLKNIMRESMRIAAQLSVYSNDEITIEEL
- a CDS encoding tyrosine recombinase XerC, with the translated sequence MEQYLRELEGEGSSPHTVRNYRIDLLQFLDFLHQVYPEAPEAASLDRVDPLTVRAFMASLRRRGLTPVTVARKVASLRSFFQFCCRRGWLSWNPAALVTTPKLPKPLPPHLTVDQAFQLLATPQGDDPLALRDRAILELFYASGIRLGELTGLTVDDLDLEQRLVKVMGKGNKERIVPIGRPAAEALAAYLAARDTLRRGKFGAYRGPLFLNHRGGCLTPRGVELLLEKYLRRSGMGKAITPHGLRHSFASHMLQAGADLRVIQELLGHASLTTTQRYTHVNLDQLMAVYDKAHPKA
- the trmFO gene encoding FADH(2)-oxidizing methylenetetrahydrofolate--tRNA-(uracil(54)-C(5))-methyltransferase TrmFO, translating into MSSNPCVTVVGGGLAGAEAAWQAANRGVPVRLVEMRPTARTPAHQTDLLAELVCSNSLKSQQVGSASGLLHAEVDRLDSVIQQAARAHAVPAGTALAVDRTAFAQEVTRRITGHPLIQLQREEVTEVPAERPLIIATGPLTSNPLAESLRDLFKAYLDEQALDVYSGSGARLLYFYDAISPILATESIDREKVFAASRYGKGGEDYWNCPMTDEEYGAFWEVLVTAELYPLHDFEDLEEASFFEGCLPIEELARRGKETLVYGPLKPVGLTDPRTGRRSCAVVQLRQEDKTGQMVNMVGFQTRLRRAEQQRVFRMIPGLEHAEFFRYGSLHRNTYVPAPLLLEPTLQFKGDKELFIAGQLIGVEGYLESIASGLLAGINAARLAQGLEPVSPPDETMLGSLLRYVTSTDPSRFQPMNANFGLIPPLEARVRDRRERHAALAHRSLRAMETWTRIFS